The stretch of DNA ATCCTTGGTCATCACCAGTTTACCTGTCGCGGCCAGCTTCTCATAAACACCCGCCGCCCGCATGGCCTGTTCCGCGTATTGGCCGGCCGGAACGCTTTTCGGGCTGCCGATGGCGATGCGTTGCAGGCCTGTTAGTTCGGCAAGTGACGAAATGGGTGTTGAACGAAGTCCGACAAGAACCAGGGTGTTGGACGCGCAGAAACGCATTGACTCCGGGGCGATTTTGTCTTCCTGCTCAAGAAAATCCATCCATTTTGGATTGGCGGAAATAAAAAGGTCGGCGGGCGCTCCTTGGGAGATCTGCTTTGCCTGGGAACCGGAAGAGCCGAAACCGGCGACAATGGAAACGTGAGGGTTTGCCTGCTCGAAAGCCGCGGCAAGCTCGGTCATCGCATCCTTCATGCTGGCGGCAACCGAGAGGCGCACATCTTCAGCATGGGCGGCAAGGGTGCTCGTCAGACACAATTGGATCAGGTAAAAAAGGACAATCAATTTGACTTTCATGGTCATTTCCTTGTGGGATACGCCGGTAACGACCCTGCCGTGCCGGTGTCGAAGTGCGGCGTTTTCATTTGCTAAAGCAACAGATGTGCCGTTGGCTATTCAGGCCGGTTGTGCTCTTTGTTGCAAGGGTTTCGCTCGATCCGGGGCGTGAAAAGAAGCGTGGCTTCATCATGGACGTTTACCTTTTTGTAGATTTTTGTTCATTTGTGTCGTGGGCGTGGCAGTTTGGCTGACAAGGATGGAGTGTCTTGGTGCCGGCGGGAAAATCAATACGCTTTATCCGCAAAGAAACGTATCCAGTTCTTCCGTCATTTCAGCCAGCAGCATGTTGAATTTCCGGTGAAAGCGCCAAAATGTTTCGATGGCCTTTTCTCCGGCCGGAGTCAACCTCGCGCCGCCTCCCTGCTTGCCGCCCCGTGATGTTTCCACAAGTTTTCCGCCGGCCTGGCGGTTCATGGAGTCAAGCAGGTCCCAAGCATGTTTGTACGACATCTCCATGGATTTGGCTGCCTGTGATATGGAGCCATAGTCCCTGATGCGTTCCAGCAGCACAACCCTGCCGTAACCGAGAAATGTGCCGTCCGGACCTTCGAGCCAAAGCCGACCGCGCCAGCGGCAGTTTCTGTTTTCATTGTGTTTTGCTGATTGAATCGTCGTTTGCATGTCGATATATTTATCAGGATATAACGGTAGCGGCAACAAAAAAGAAGCGTTTTTGTCCCAGGAAAGTGGAGGTCAGCCGTTGACTTCGTGATCCGCGATATCCCAGAAAGCACGGATGATCGGGTTTTGCATATTTTTCCCGGCAGTGCAGACACCGACGGTAAAGGAGGTGAGCGCGGGTTCCGCCTTGACGGTGACGACTTGATCCTGCATGGGGCTTTTTTCAAGCACGAGCTGCGGAACCACGCCGATGCCGCAGCCGAGGCTGACCATGGCGATGATTGCCTCGTTGCCTGCCACCTGGGCATAGATATTGGGCTGGATGTCCCGCTCCTTGAACCAGCTGTCCAGCCGACGCCTGCCGAGGCCCCGTTCCGCCATGATCATCGGCGTTGACCGCCAGTCGATTTCATCGTCGTGATACTGGACTGTTTCCCGGAAATGGGCCGGCGCAATGAAGATGAGTGGTGTTTCAAGCACCTTGATGAACCGCAGTTGTTCCGGCAGTTTGTCCGGCAAGGCGGCGATGGTCACATCCGCCTCGCCGTTCAGTAGTTTCGGCAGGGCGTTGGCCGCGTCGCCTGTCTGGAGATTGATGTGAACCCGGCAATACTCTTCCCGGAACTTTTTCAGCAGTTTCGGCAGAATGGAGTAGACCGCCGTCACCGAGCAGAAAAGTGAGAGTTCTCCGCTCAAGAATTCCTTGCCGAGGGTCAGATCATTCTGCAGTTGATGCCAGTTTTTTATCGCCTCTTCGGAATAGTGCCTGAACCGTCTGCCTGCCGGGGTCAGGGCGACTGACCGGTTGTCGCGGATAAACAGTTGCTTGCCGACTTCTTCCTCGAGCCTTTGAATGGTGCGGGTCAAGGCGGAAGGAGTGATGTTGCAGGCCTGACTTGTCCGGCCGAAATGAAGGGTGTTGGCCAGGTGTTTAAAGATAAGCAGTGTGCGGATATCCATGGGCAAAGATGACGGCGTGTTTGTTGTGAGCGCGGCCGGTGGAGCGGTGTAAAAAACGTGACAGCACTCTCCCGGCTACGGCATCAGGGGTCGGGACGAAAGAGGTGGGAATAAAATGGCTCTTTTCCGGCGGTCCCGGCATTGGTGATCATGCCATGATATCGTAGATGTTGCGTATTTTGCAATACAGCATAGCAAATAAATCACTTTACGCAATTGAAAATCGTGCTAAGCTGGAATAAAGTTCATCACTATTGTTATCCGAAGAATAATCTAATGAAGGAGAAAATCATGGGCCGGAACTATTTCAACACCCTGCCGTTGCGCATTCAGCTGGAAGAGCTGGGGCAGTGCCGTTTTATGGACGCTTCCGAATTTAACGGCGTTGAAGCCTTGAAGGGCAAAAAGATCGTCATCATCGGTTGCGGCGCCCAGGGGCTGCATCAGGGTCTTAACCTGCGCGACAGCGGGCTTGATGTTTCCTATACCCTGCGAGATTCGGCCATTGCCGAAAAACGCAAGTCCTGGAAAAATGCCACGGAAAACGGCTTTAAGGTGGGGACCTACCAGGAACTTATTCCCACAGCCGATCTGGTGATCAACCTCACCCCTGACAAGCAGCACACCGGCGTCATCAATGCGGTCATGCCTTTGATCAAGCAAGGAGCCTGCCTCTCCTATTCCCATGGCTTTAATATTGTTGAAGAGGGGATGCAGATCCGCAAGGATCTGACCGTTGTCATGGTTGCCCCTAAGTCGCCCGGTACCGAGGTGCGCGAGGAATACAAACGTGGCTTCGGTGTGCCGACCCTGATTGCCGTGCACCGGGAGAACGACCCGAAGGGCGAGGGCTGGGAAATTGCCAAGGCCTATGCCTGCGGCACCGGCGCAGACCGTGCCGGCGTCCTGCAGTCTTCCTTTATTGCCGAGGTCAAGTCCGACCTGATGGGCGAGCAGACCATTCTTTGCGGCATGCTGCAGGTCGGATCCCTGCTTTGCTTTGACAAGATGATCGAAAAGGGGGTTGAGGCGGGGTACGCCTCCAAGCTGATCCAGTACGGCTGGGAAACCATCACCGAGGCCCTCAAGCACGGCGGCATCACCAATATGATGGATCGTCTGTCCAATCCCGCCAAGTTGAAGGCGGTGGCCCTGGCGGACGAGCTGAAAGAGATCCTGCAGCCGCTGTTCGAAAAACACATGGACAATATCATGTCCGGTGAATTTTCCCGCACCATGATGGAGGACTGGGCAAATGACGATGCCAATCTCCTCAAATGGCGGGCGGAAACAGGCGAAACCGCTTTTGAAAAATCAGTCAGCACCGATGCCGCGATTGCCGAGCAGGAATACTTTGACAACGGCATCCTCATGGTTGCCATGGTCAAGGCCGGCGTCGAACTCGCCTTTGACACCATGGTTTCCGCCGGTATCAAGGAGGAATCAGCCTATTACGAGTCGCTGCATGAGGTGCCGCTGATTGCCAATACCATTGCCCGCAAGAAGCTGTACGAAATGAATGTGGTTATTTCCGACACGGCTGAGTACGGCTGCTATCTGTTCACCCAGTCGGCCCTTCCTTTGCTGGCGAGCTTCATGAAGAAGATCGATACCGATGTCATCGGCAAGGGGCTGAAGGTAAAAGACAACGGGGTTGATAACATCGCCCTGATCCGCGCCAACGAATCAATCCGTTATACCGGAGTGGAAATGATCGGCGAGGAACTTCGTTCCTATATGGGGGCCATGAAGCCCATTCTCTAAGATCGCGGGTGTCTGTTCGGCGAGCAAGGGAGTCCTTTGATGGAGGGCTCCCTTTTTTTGTTGTGTTCGGTTTGAAATGGCGCTACATGGTGATGGCTTGTTTCATGGCCCCCCAAAAAAACAGATTTTTTCCCCTTGTGCAAGGCTGAAAGTCCATGACCCCGCTTCCCCCCTTTCTTGAAACCGCGCTCCTCTGGGCAGTCTGGTGTTTTCTGCACAGTCTGCTCATATGCCGGAGCTGGACAGGCCGGCTGCGTGCAGCGTTGGGGGAAAGATTCGCCTGGTACCGGCTTTTTTATACACTTTTCAGTTTGCTGACCCTGGCGGCGGTTGTCGGCTATCAATTTTCCCGGAAACAGGTTATTCTTTTTTCCTGGAACGGCTGGTGGATGCTGTTGCCGCTCGCCCTGTATCTTTATGCGGGCATTATGTTCCATGTCGGGTGGAAGCGCTATGATCTCAAATATTTCCTCGGCTTCAGTCAGGTGAAGGGGTATCTTGCCGGAGAGTCACCAAGCCCGGCCGTTTTTAACCCGGACTGCAGGGGTGGGGTGCGGCATCCCTGGTATTCAGGAGGCATCGCCCTGGTCTGGGCCATTGGACCGGTCACCGATGTTTCCCTGGCAATAAAGGTTGTCCTGACCGTTTATTTTCTCATCGGGACATTCCTGGAAGAAAGAAAACTTCTCGCCGATTTTGGTGATCCTTACGCGGAATATTGCAGCCGGGTGCCGATGTTTCTTCCCCGGTGGAAGAGATAGCGGCTGACGATTTTTTTATTATAGAAATAACGATTATGAAAAAAGCTTCCACCGATACCGGCACAATAGCCCGTTCCGCCGGCACGGTTTCCATTGCCGTCATGTGCAGCCGTGTGCTGGGACTGGTGCGCGAGCAGGCCTTTGCCTTTTTCTTTGGCGCGGGGTATGCCTATGATGCCTTTGTCGTCGCTTTCCGCATCCCCAATCTGCTGCGGGACCTTTTCGGCGAAGGGGCGTTGAGCGCGGCGTTTGTCGCGGTTTTTTCCGATTATGACGCCAACAAAGGGGAAAAGGCCACCTGGCGGCTGGCCAATAATGTGCTGGTTTTTTTCGCCGTCCTGCTCAGTCTCATTACCATTCTCGGCATTGCCTTCGCCGAACCTCTTGTCCGTTTGCTGGTGGACAGCCAGTTTGTCCAGGTGCCGGGCAAGGTGGAACTGACCCGCAAATTGACGGTGGTGATGTTCCCCTTTCTTGTCTTTATTTCCCTGTCGGCGGTGGTGATGGGCATGCTCAACACCAAGGGGCGGTTTTTTATTCCGGCCATGGCCTCGAGCTTTTTCAACGTCGGATCTCTTGTCGGCGGCATCAGTCTGGCCCTGCTGTTGCCGAAATTCGGTTATCCCGCCATCATGGGCATGGCTGTCGGCACCCTGATCGGCGGCATTCTCCAGTTCGGCGGTCAGCTTCCCACCCTGCGAAAAACCGGTTTTTCTTTTCAGCCGCGGCTTGACCTTGCTGATCCGGGCCTCAGGCGCATTATCCGGCTGATGATCCCGGCCGTCATCGGTCTTTCCGCCACCCAGATCAATATTTTTATCAATACCCGGTTTGCCTCGTCCTGCGTCGAGGGCAGCGTTTCCTGGCTCAATTATGCCTTCCGGCTGGTGCAGCTGCCCATCGGTGTCTTCGGCGTGGCGATATCCATTGCTTCGCTGCCGGTCATTGCCCGCTATGCGGCGGCGAAAAACATGGAGAAGATGCGGGAAACCTTTACCTCCTCCATCACCATGGCCTTTTGCCTGACCATCCCGGCGAGTTTCGGCTTGTGGCTGCTGGCTGAACCCATTATCCGGATTATCTTCCAGTACGGCGCGTTCACGGCCCTTGATACGGCGCGCACCGCCGAGGCGCTCCGTTTTTACGCGGTCGGCCTTTTTGCCTATTCGTCGGTGAAGATCATGGTGCCTGTTTTTTTTGCCCTTGATGACACCCGCTTTCCGGTCATTGCCAGTTTCCTGGCCGTTGGTGCAAATCTCCTTTTTGTTTCCGGTTTTATTGACGTTTTCCAGCATCGGGCCATTGCCCTTTCCACCTCGGCGGCCATGATCTGCAATTTTCTTTTTTTGAGCGTCGCTTTGTATCGGAAATTGTCCGGTTATTCGCTTTCCTATCTGGCCGAAGGGATCGGCAAGGTATTTGCCGGTTCACTTGTCATGGCGGGCTGTCTGAAGCTGCTGCTTTCTTTCGGCGTGCAATGGACCGGCGATTCGGTTTTGCTGCAGATCGGCGCGGTTCTGGTGTATATCGCAATCGCGGTTTGTGTTTATGGCGCGCTCCTTTATCTGCTCGGGCTCAAGGAGCTTAGTCTGATAGTCGATAAAGTAAGAGGGAGACTGCTGGGAAGCCGTTGATCACAGGCGGCGCAGGAGATCGATCTGGGATAAAAGAACAGGCACCGCCGAGTCCACCCGGAGGATGCGCGGTCCCAGGGAAAATGGTTTGAAACCGGCCTGTTGCAGCTTTTCTACTTCAAAATCAATCCAGCCGCCCTCAGGCCCGATGGCAAGCACGGTTTTCCGGCGAAGGGGCAGTTCGACGACCTGGGGAAGAAAAGGGAAGGGGCCGGGATGGGCGATAAGCTTTACCGGGCAGTCGCTGGTCAGGGTGGGCAACAGATCCTCGACAAAGGGACGGAAGCGGTTATGGACGGAAATTTCCGGCACCAGGGTATCGCCCGCCTGTTCAAGGCCAAAGAGCAGGTGCTGCAGGATGTTTTCCCCCTGCAGCAGGGAGGCGGAAAAAAAACTCTTCTCCACCCGGTTGGCGTTTATTAAGAGTATCCGGCCGACACCGAGGGTGGCAGCCTGGGAGAGAACCCTTTTCAGCATGATGGGACGGGGCAGGGCCAGGATGAGGTCGGTCAGGGGCCTTTCCGGTTGCGGGCCGCTGTGGTCCGTTGCCAGCTCAACCGTTTCGTTGTTGACGGCAACAATGGTGGATGTGCCGGTCGGGCCGTTTATGA from Desulfobulbaceae bacterium DB1 encodes:
- a CDS encoding transcriptional regulator IlvY — its product is MDIRTLLIFKHLANTLHFGRTSQACNITPSALTRTIQRLEEEVGKQLFIRDNRSVALTPAGRRFRHYSEEAIKNWHQLQNDLTLGKEFLSGELSLFCSVTAVYSILPKLLKKFREEYCRVHINLQTGDAANALPKLLNGEADVTIAALPDKLPEQLRFIKVLETPLIFIAPAHFRETVQYHDDEIDWRSTPMIMAERGLGRRRLDSWFKERDIQPNIYAQVAGNEAIIAMVSLGCGIGVVPQLVLEKSPMQDQVVTVKAEPALTSFTVGVCTAGKNMQNPIIRAFWDIADHEVNG
- a CDS encoding ModE family transcriptional regulator, whose amino-acid sequence is MQTTIQSAKHNENRNCRWRGRLWLEGPDGTFLGYGRVVLLERIRDYGSISQAAKSMEMSYKHAWDLLDSMNRQAGGKLVETSRGGKQGGGARLTPAGEKAIETFWRFHRKFNMLLAEMTEELDTFLCG
- a CDS encoding murein biosynthesis integral membrane protein MurJ, whose translation is MKKASTDTGTIARSAGTVSIAVMCSRVLGLVREQAFAFFFGAGYAYDAFVVAFRIPNLLRDLFGEGALSAAFVAVFSDYDANKGEKATWRLANNVLVFFAVLLSLITILGIAFAEPLVRLLVDSQFVQVPGKVELTRKLTVVMFPFLVFISLSAVVMGMLNTKGRFFIPAMASSFFNVGSLVGGISLALLLPKFGYPAIMGMAVGTLIGGILQFGGQLPTLRKTGFSFQPRLDLADPGLRRIIRLMIPAVIGLSATQINIFINTRFASSCVEGSVSWLNYAFRLVQLPIGVFGVAISIASLPVIARYAAAKNMEKMRETFTSSITMAFCLTIPASFGLWLLAEPIIRIIFQYGAFTALDTARTAEALRFYAVGLFAYSSVKIMVPVFFALDDTRFPVIASFLAVGANLLFVSGFIDVFQHRAIALSTSAAMICNFLFLSVALYRKLSGYSLSYLAEGIGKVFAGSLVMAGCLKLLLSFGVQWTGDSVLLQIGAVLVYIAIAVCVYGALLYLLGLKELSLIVDKVRGRLLGSR
- a CDS encoding molybdate ABC transporter substrate-binding protein, with amino-acid sequence MKVKLIVLFYLIQLCLTSTLAAHAEDVRLSVAASMKDAMTELAAAFEQANPHVSIVAGFGSSGSQAKQISQGAPADLFISANPKWMDFLEQEDKIAPESMRFCASNTLVLVGLRSTPISSLAELTGLQRIAIGSPKSVPAGQYAEQAMRAAGVYEKLAATGKLVMTKDVRQALLYADRGEVDAAFVYRTDALLVKNSSILYTVPSAMHDRISYLLTLTKEGQGKASARNFHAFLATPAAVDILKKYGFEADNDIDKKNE
- a CDS encoding 16S rRNA (uracil(1498)-N(3))-methyltransferase; this encodes MNIILLDQSEIRNNRAVLRDRRSEHIRKVLGSMVGDTLRTGIINGPTGTSTIVAVNNETVELATDHSGPQPERPLTDLILALPRPIMLKRVLSQAATLGVGRILLINANRVEKSFFSASLLQGENILQHLLFGLEQAGDTLVPEISVHNRFRPFVEDLLPTLTSDCPVKLIAHPGPFPFLPQVVELPLRRKTVLAIGPEGGWIDFEVEKLQQAGFKPFSLGPRILRVDSAVPVLLSQIDLLRRL
- a CDS encoding ketol-acid reductoisomerase, whose protein sequence is MGRNYFNTLPLRIQLEELGQCRFMDASEFNGVEALKGKKIVIIGCGAQGLHQGLNLRDSGLDVSYTLRDSAIAEKRKSWKNATENGFKVGTYQELIPTADLVINLTPDKQHTGVINAVMPLIKQGACLSYSHGFNIVEEGMQIRKDLTVVMVAPKSPGTEVREEYKRGFGVPTLIAVHRENDPKGEGWEIAKAYACGTGADRAGVLQSSFIAEVKSDLMGEQTILCGMLQVGSLLCFDKMIEKGVEAGYASKLIQYGWETITEALKHGGITNMMDRLSNPAKLKAVALADELKEILQPLFEKHMDNIMSGEFSRTMMEDWANDDANLLKWRAETGETAFEKSVSTDAAIAEQEYFDNGILMVAMVKAGVELAFDTMVSAGIKEESAYYESLHEVPLIANTIARKKLYEMNVVISDTAEYGCYLFTQSALPLLASFMKKIDTDVIGKGLKVKDNGVDNIALIRANESIRYTGVEMIGEELRSYMGAMKPIL